The segment tagttctttaactattttttgtatttatttaattctctTTTCTGGACAATAAGCACCCCCGCCCCAAAGTGTCTGCAACAATTGTATTTTGATCCTAGTCTGTATGTCCTTGTCAGGTCTGTGCTCAAAaagttaaagggatagttcacttaaaaatgaaaatgctgtTATCATTTACTTCCCCTTATGTCATTCCAAACCCaaatactgttcattttcaAAGCATAAAAGAAgaccccccccttccccccactCTTTTCCACTCTAATTCTACATTACTCTAAGAAGTAGATGTTGTAAATACACTTTCCAAAAGGAAAAATGTCAGATGAAAACTTCAGATTTCACAGTATTTATATGTGTATAGTAAAGTTGAGATGATAACTTTAAGATAAGGATAAAAATTTAACTTTCAGTTGACCCCAACGCCAGTTCTGTCTTTTATgtaatgacaaaaataaaataaaataaaaattcaccaAAATAAACCTTTAATATCATCTCCTGGATATAACAtaagatttaaataaatctaaagTACGAGCTAAGCAATGCTTATGAATGTATTGCACTGTATAAAATTTATGAATGTAATGTATGAAAGTGTATgtatacttcaaataaatgttagctttttaaaaaaaaaaaatcataatgatCCTATTAAGAAGCAGTCGTATGCCAAAGCaaataaacattataatcaGTCCCTCAAGGATTTCGCAATCACAGAAACGAAAACAAAATCAGGCTAACTATGCAACATTCGGAggcgcttgcaatttttcaaaattacagcagatttgggccaagacgcatcacgtgatgtcatcacaatatGCATTTAGTCAAAGCCCTcatcgattcacgtgcatcgaacacgagtacagctaaaaggtcttgtttaccaataaacatcactgggaaagaccatgcaaaactaGTTCATGCAGTTGCAATTTTTCCAATTCAAGTACTTTtctgaaaagaaggaaaaataaataaattttttaaaaatgtacaaaaaaacctctgcaagttgcatcgcaaattttgaaaaaaggcGCAACAAAACCACCAAAActctctgcaaaatcctgtatggacagTATAATCCCAAAGCTGTGCCACAGAGTTAACCTTGACAGACATGATCCTATATACAGTTAAAAAGCACAGCTTTATACAGCTTTATATAGAAGTAATAGCACTTTGCATTGTATAATTGTGTGAATAGCTCAGGAGCCGTACCTGATGCTTCTTTGTCTGCTCCTTCGCGAGGGTGACGGACTCCTCCAGTGACAGTAACTGTGCAGGGCTGTAGTGCAGCGGAGGAAGCTTGGCAGCTGTGATGTCATCAAGGTGCTTCCTGTCCCTCTGTCTCCGGGCCTCAGCACTGAGAGGGGTAACACAGCCAGGGGACTCACCAGGAGATGGAGAGTCTGACTTCACTGGGATTCTGAGACACATAAGACACGATGTGAGTAGTGAAAAGAAATATAATTAATCCTGTATTTGTAAGTTGcttcggataaaagcgtctgctaaatgaataaatgtaaattacgttacattacagtaaaacaatataatataataaaaaattggCAGAACAAAGTCTAGTCCTTGTTGCTGAAATATGCCTGAAATTCCCTTAAAATATGCACTATATTTCCAAAAGTATGTGGCCACCTGACCACTCACACCCATATGCTCTAGATGAACATCCCATtatagatttagtccccctttgctgttataataacctccaatcttctaagtctttccactagattctggAGCGTGGCTTTGGTGGTGTGTGTTCATTCGGCTACAAGACCATTAgcgaggtcaggtgctgatgtcgggtgaggaggcctggcatGTAGTCtgcgttccaattcatcccaaaagtgctaggtggggttgaggtcacggGTCTGTGCAGGTcattcaagttcttccacttcaagcttagcaaatcatgtcttcattgaGCTTGCTTTGcacacaggggcatcgtcatgctggaacaggtttaggcctcttagttccattGGAGGataatcttaatgctacagcatacgaaGACATTAAACGTTGTGGCAACAGTCTGACTttgaagaaccacatatgggtgtgatggtcaggtgtccacaaacctttgaccATATTGTGTTcttcaggaaggaaggaaggtatTGAAGAAAAACCAGTGACCGTCACCATGGatcaatttcaaaatctagTCAGTTCATCTGGTGGTTAcgatgataattccatataaatcctacaaaatCTCAGATGGGTGCATGGACGGAACGAAAACATGATGCCTCCACCACCTAGTAACCAAGATATGACGAAGGATCCTATTTATGCCGTTCGGCTAGCAACCTAACTTACGTAGCTACTGAAAGCACTTCTAACCAGTTACTTTTatttcatactgtatatgattgCATGATTAACTAGCAAACTTTGTAGGTTTATCTAAAGAACTCCAGCTAGCTATAATAATGTATTCCAAACTGAGCTAGTTAACAAATGGTTTCCCAAATtgttaaagactttaaaaatatttgacaATTTATATGACATGTAAGATAGCCACAAGATATCACATGATCTTTGTGTAAGAAACATGGGTAATTACAAAGTGCATCGGCTGATCAGAGACCAAAAGTATGCATCATAAATCTTTACTCACTGATTGGGCCTGAATCGAGGTTTTGTCACATATACGTCTGATCTCTCCAACACTTCTATGTAATGTGgcttcttctgctgctgctgtgagCCCAAGAAAGGATTTCTAGTGGAGTCTCTGGGAGGAACACGGCTCTCCTCGGATAAAGTGACCCGTTCAAATGCCACCGTGAGATCCATGTCTGTAGCGCTATCTGCATTCCCGGATGCTGCTGTGTCTCCAGATGTACTCTGTCTCACGTCAGTGTTCTCTATACAGAGGGACTCGGAGCTGTTTTCACCATCCACTCTGCCTACAGCTTCCCCCAGGTGTGATGGCTCTGTATTCATCGAGTCCTCATTCTCTTCAAGCCTTGTTCTAGCAGTACATACATCAGTGGAGACTACATGCTGGCGCAGAGACAAAGCCTGCTGGTATCTGGCCTGAAATTCTGTTCGCACAGAGGCCAATCTGGCCtgcttcttctcttcttcttccttatTTGCTAGAGCATGGCGGACTCTCCCCACAAACTCAGAAATCTTCTTTCCTTTGTCAGTAAGCGTTTGAACGAACCGCCTGCAGAGACAATATTAATTATTTCATGCACAACTTTTCGTGCAACAATTTATACTATTTACATTACTACTGTACACAAGGCATGTGCCAGTATTCAGTTAGATTTATATTCAACACCTGGAATATTATCACCATGGACACCTCAAACTGCTATGCTCCATCGTCCTTAGCAATTAAGAGAGTAAAAATAATGCACAGTACGCTAAAAAGTGATGAAGCCGTATCCAGAATGACATGCTGTCGATCAATGTCAATACCCAACTACACCAGATAAGGTTAAATGTGTaatcattcattttaataaaaatcttgtGAAGCTATTGTAAATCATGACACAAAAAATAGGCAGTTATATTGAAAGGAAATTGTCTCACAACAGctataataaacatttcccAGACACAGAACTGTATGCCACTTGATCTCATTTGAACCAGATGAATCATTTGAGTGAAAAAAGTATACTTCGGAAGTGATTCATATTACACAGTACAGTTGAAGgttgcacacacagacacagacacaacacaatactgtttaaataatttaaaaactggatAATACAGAGCACCAGTAAGTACAAATCTTTATCGCTTTAACACCAATGCCATATATTAAATAGTTAATGGTGTAAACATACATTACGATTTTCCGGTGATGCAGTTATAATAGAAATCCTGCACAAATACAAGTGTGTGATTTACAATGTGTGATGTAGACTGCACTACTAGTTATTCAGACCAATACTGGCATTACTGGAGATCCAGACAGACTGTTAACCTGAAACATCCGCAAACTTCTGGCCAACTGGGGGTACAAAAGATACGAGGAACCTTTCTTACAGGATGATGCGGTCGGACTGAGTTTCTCATCAGCTGAGCTCACAAACACATGAGACGTGGAATTTTTTAGACGTTGTGTAATAAATCTGTGAGGCCATGATAATGAATACTGGCTTTCATGGAGGCTGAGCTCCAGCTCGTGCTACTCTTCTTTAACAACACAGtttggctaaaaaaaataataaacaaataaatatatatacacagtcatgtgaaataaataactacaccccatggaaattgtttttttttttgttgttgttgttgttgttgttgtttttctttaaatatatgGACAAGCAGACATTTAAAAATCTTTGAACCAGTGCCTGTTAcaaaagttgatatacttgaacaaaaccacaaggaaaaatatcTTTCAATCATTTactcaacagaaatatcaacagatgtgagattcttctgtgcgtaaaagtaagtacacccttggcctcagaagctagtattgccccctttagcggTAATAACTTCTTGTAAACGTTTTGCATGATtatccaccagtctctgacatcggtTTGTCTTCAGCTGAGTTCACCTTCATGTTTATATTGAGGACCGTCACTTAAAGCGGTAATGTGGAACTCAGTAGGAGAGACAAACCGGAAGTAATGTTAGCTACACAAAACACCGGCGCGGGAAACAGCACCAACACAGCCTGCTCTCAAACTGAAGCAAGTTAACACTAAAAATCACAcacttatttgtttataaagtttataaagacTGAAACCATGGAAGGTAGACTGAAAACACTGTCCAGTGACTTACTTATTGTTTAGTAACTTTTCTTGCCGTGACAGTAGTTCACACAGCTGCTCTTTACTCTTGCTCTCCAGGTCACCGATGAAACCCTGGCGCTCCATTGTAACTAACTAAACTAAACCAAGCCCAAACTTTAAAAACAGACTATAAATTAAAACTTCAACAGCGATTTCATTCATGTCTTGAATCTTACTAAAATCCCTATCTCGACCAGGTAAACACATGGCTAACAAGCTAAACGCTACTGTCAAACTGAGCAACAGAGCAGTTAATCAGGCCGAATCCTAAATCACTAACTGCGGAGAGAATACAGCACTAGGTAGGGTGTATAGGCTGTTACATCGTACCCTAGAAAGTGCACGTATATAGGGATGAAAAAGCTGTTTGGTATTCAAGCAGTCACTCGAAACTGTTTAGGTGAAGGTTGCGATTAGAACTCTAACAAAtctatttcaaaataaaagacaCACAATAACTACAGAATAATGGACAACTCCTGTCTATTTGTACATCTCCTACATCACACccttaaacatatttttacGCGTTTTAGTGTTTCTTTAGGAAACCAACAAAAAGTATTATGAAAGCtggttgttattattgtatCGTGTTGCTAGTTTTTATGAGCTCTGTTATGAGGTTGTTTTCCCTCCAGGTGGCGCTGTAGTGTCATTTCGGCGTTTCTGAAGTTTCTGGAAGGCATGAAACAACATACAGTAAACTTCTTGATCATTCTATTGAAACTTTAGCTTTGTTTCCGTCTGTTTTTGTTACAGTGATACCTATGATACTGCAAAGAACATTCTAGAACATcagctgtgtgtgaaattatGTCTTGAAAAACTGCACCAGAATATAGTTTCTATTGCAAGCTATTTCTAATAGTATGCAATTATAGTATATATGTGAGAATTTATTTGGTATATTACACATATTACATGTATATTATGAAAATTGTTAgcacccttcatgaaaatgacCAAAGATGAATATATTAACAGAATTACACATGCATTAAGTGAGCTCAAACGTACAAATCAAAATATCTTTACACgtgttttttcttcaaacaAAGAAATTTCCCAGCACCCTTACCACTGATATTTTGTGACACGTGCCCTGACGTCACTGACTCTCTTCCTGTGATGTTTAACAAGGTTTGAGATCTTTGCGTTATATTCTTGTGTTTGTGACCGTGGACTTCCCTCTTCAATTCAGTTTTTAGTTAAAATCCAGAGACTGATATAGTCATTGCAAAACGTTCTTGTTTCTTTAACAATTTCTGTATCAATTTGGGTGCAACTTTGGCTCATCTTTTGGCTGAACCTTCTGacagaggcaaccaggtttgGTCTGAAATATCCTGATACTTGCCCAGAACGCCGCCATCAATGATGCACCACATATAGGATGATACAATGGCACGGTGGGTAACATTGTCACTGCACAGCCCCAGGAACCTGGTTTGATCCCAAGtcctgcatgggtttcctctgggttctgtGGTTTCCTCATTGCAACCCTGTCACTGCTTTAATGGTTGTTCTTCATTGGACCACTTCTGATATTTACTCTGATATTACTCTGATATTTAATCACTGTAAACCAGCAACTCCCGACAAGACCTGTCGTTTTGgacatgctctgacccagtcagctagccatcacaatttaacGCTTGTggaagttgctcagatcctcacacttgcccatttttcttgcttccaacacgtcatcttcgagaactgactcttCACTCTtcactgcctaatatatcccaccccctgACAGGTGctattgtaacaagataatcactTGTTAATCACGATcataatgttattcacttcacctgtcagtggttttaatgttgtggctgatctgtgtatatgCACAATACCTTATTCTTATCTGCTTAAGTTTatgtcattcattttttttctatgtGTCACCTTTATAGCAATGAAGCAGAAATAGACATAGTCTAAACTGTTATGTTCATCGTCATAGTTACAATGCAACACAATATCAGTACTTATCTGTGGAACAGTAAATGTAGTTCTGTAAAGGAAATGTCGAGCTAAGTGCAAATTGTTTGCACACTATATTCTACTGGTTCTTTAACCAAATTGATTAGACACTGTCCTGGCATCAAGACATCTTGGAACAATTGCAGCTATAAGGGCTATACAAGTGCTATAACACAAGTTCACATTTTGGAGCACTTGATAATCCTCTTTATTTATAGGACTACTTTCAGAAATGTCCTGTCATTTACCAAAAGTAACAAGGAGGGAGTTTGTCCCACTGTTTACTCACTTGAATAATCACACTTATGTGTTATAGACCCAAATATTTAGAGTAATATTAGTTTAATATTGCATCACACGTGAACAATGTAAATATTGCTACACAAAATTATACTTAGGTGAGACTTTAACTCAAGGCTAGTTAATAAATTGTAagaaaagctaaataaaaatataaactttCTAGCTCATCGAACTTTATCAGTATGTAGCctatatttttgtaaacaaaGTGAAAAGTGCATCATGTTACATATGTtgatgtatacagtatatacacaaacaATTATAATGTATATACTCAATAATTTATTCACAGATGAGTAGCTATgttatgaaatgaataaaaacaaaagacaaatacttcatttttttttccaatttaaaGCATTATTCACTGCATGTAGTTCTGTCTGTATTTAGCTTAGATGAGATCTCCATCAGCCTCATGAATGGTGTGTAGATTCTGGGCCGATTGCTCCTGGATGATGACAGTTCTGTATTTGGGGTGGTAGGTGGAGTTAGTCCTTCATGACTGGGCCTTGGAGCTGGTGCTACATTTTCTAAAGGACTTGTTGCGGTTTCCCGCGTGCGTGCTGAGATCATACTGCTATACTGCAAAGGTGTATATCGGAGTAAACTCTGCTCCAGTCGGCTCGGAGGTCTTGGGATGGATGGGCCTTCATACGGCTGAGGATCAGGGCAGCTGTGAAGAATGACAGCAAATGATGCGTATGAAGCTGCAGATTATGTGACAATAGTGGCCTTCAAATTATAAATAGTATCTCAGTCAAACCATTTATTACCTAATGGGAAAGTCGCAGCCAACTCCGATATCTTTTGTGAGGGGTTTATTTTCAGTAGCTTTCTGTACAGACATAAAATACTTCAGCTTGTCTTCTAACTCATTATTCTGGGAGAAGAAGCAAAGCACAGCACACAGTCAGACCAGAAGAGAGAAAAGTCCAAGTCATCAGAAACAATCTGAAAACAATCAGACATGCTCAGAGACCCTGTTCAAAAAATCCAAGCAATCCATGCTGAATCATCAATGCGCATCTTTGCTGTGAAGTTGTTTTAGATCCTATATTTAGTCACTCTGCTGCTGTGTATTAGTGATCATGTGACTTTGGGAATTTAGAAACATCTTCCTTAGTATAAAGATTGAAGGGAGGATAGAGCATTAGTAGCAGAAGGCTGTTTGGTTGCATATGTTTATGAAATAGAAGGGAGCTGAAAATCAACAACTGGCAACTCTTATTGTGTCATCAATTGCAAGAGCTAAACATGTTCCGATATGTAAATGCGGACCATGAAAATTACagagtatgtgaacccttgttATTATTCCAATGTAACAGGAAGAGGTTGAGCGACTATCACTCAGTGGTATTTAAGTGACAAATTTGCTTGTTCATAAACTCTTGAATTCTTTGAAAGGGCAAAAATGTAGGCCAATTgtgcaatttattatttaatataaattgtgTTCTTCAAAGCAAGCTTTGGGTGACTTTGATGTTCTATTTCTTTTAAAGTTTCGGGCAATTTCTACATTCTTTCAAACTTCACagcaaaatacttttttttttgtttgccatGCTTCTGCAAGAATGAAATATTGTGAAATAACTGCAGAAACAGTTGCACACAGCCTAGCTGCCCAAACGCTGAAGAGTTTCAGAATGCTTAGCCTTTCCGTGCATCGCTCACAAGCTTTTCCTCTTTTACCTCACACTCCACAATCGCCAGCCTGTCCAGCAACTCAGAAATGTACGCATCCTTCCGTGCCACATTAGCTCTCAGTGTGGTCACctaaacaaacgaacaaatgGTATGACTTTCTGGACAGAGTCGATCATAATCCCATTCAGAAATACAAtgttatgcatttatttaatgcatttataCATTTGGAAGACGTTTTTATTCAGTCTGACTTACAGCTAAGGCAGCGTCCTATCTTAGAAGTTCAGGGTTTAGGTCCTTTCTCAAGGCCCAGGCATTGTTCAGTTTTATGGCAGTGATGGTATTCAAGCTCCCATAATGTGTACAGACCCTTAACCACTCAGCTACAGCTTATTTCTGTGCTAGAATTAAACTCTGcctctctttggataaaagaatTTACAAAATATGAATGCAAGTTTATTATACTGCAactaaaaatgatcaaattgtgATAATATAAGGGATCATTTTCATTCTAAAATCTGCATTCAAAGCCATTCGAAAAtgctcaatacacacacacctgttacaGCGTCACAATAATTGAATTCTGTACTGATGTGCCATGTTTTAAACCAGTAATCCTAGTAGTCCATGGCATACCATAATCTTTGTTCattatgttgcttagcaactaAGGCTTACAGTTAACAAACTACATTGCATGGGGGAAGAATTGCttattgaaaatattaaataataaatgtatttattttattttgaacacTGGATTTAATCATAAGTGCATTTTTGAAACCAAAGggcaatatatataaaatttgaaCAGCACTTAAATGTACTACATGGATTTATAGAGCGGCAGTCGGTCTGACTGAGGGAATTCAGTCTGTAACTGTCTTTTGCCTGTCGCAAGGAAAGTGAGAATGTCAGCAATGGAAGATCAGACGCTTGTTCTCTTCTGCAGTAGATTATGTGCTCTCACCTCTTCTATCATGCTCTTGACCTTTCTCTGCTGGCAGAACACCATGTCATTCAGGTGCTTTATTCTGTCTTTCAGCTCTGACGCTTCCTTCTGTAACTGCTCAGTCCTGAGACAGAACACTTTGTTATCAAGCTAAaacatgttttaataaaattaaaacaagcAATCCAGAGTAGCAGTAACCTAAGACTACTTCTGAGAACTTGTCATAAGTGTCTGTAATGCTTACTTTTTAGCACCAGCCAAGTCTGGTTGATCCTCACCCAAGCTGCGCAAGCGCTTTTCACAGTCACAGAGTTTCTGGGTTAAGTGTGCCTTTTCCTGCAAAACAAGAAAATCTACTGTCTGATCCTTGCACTTATCTGGGCTCCATGTGATGTTTCCTTAGAGGTGTTTGTACAGACTCACCTGAGCCATACAATCAAGCAGACGCTCCACCTCGCTGATCCTCTGGTCCCTCTCGGCTATTTTTGCCTCAGCAAGCCTCATGTTCCTCTCAGCCTCCTCCAGTCGCCTCATGTACTCCTCCAGCTGGGCCTGGAATTTATCACCACAGAAGAACTTTCATGTGTTTAGTTCTATCCGGTTTCGGTTTTAGCTTTTAGCACTCCAAGAGGAAATGTCTCAGAATGTACTTCTCAGTGCGACTAGGATGAGCAACTGTCATAACGAGgtattttcttttctattcAATTCTATTCAATGAGTAGTCATTAACATCAGTCATATTTATTGGTATACAGGTTGTGTGACAGTTGTTTCAGTGAAATTGTGACTATTTCGCTCAATACTGAGAATGATTATTAATTTCCTCCAGTTTAGGGactaaattgttttattatttcttataaTTTTAAGCCTCTACTgcattaattattacatttacatcaaaaaatgtttttaatggatttttattacttgaattagttcaagtaatatttttttttaaaaatatgaaaaaaatgatgGCAAACAATGGGCAATGGTGGAACGTATCATATAGttgaaaataacacaaaatgaatCAGAATACAATTCCAATTACTGCGTTTTTACAGAATATAAGTTGCAGAGTTTTGTATTAGTACCTCTCAAAAAACTGGAGATAAATTATTTGTTGCCATATGGCTACACCACGCAGTAAAGTGTTAAAATAGCAGGAAATAATATTGTCTTGCATACTGTAAAATTTTGGACTatgtataaaatcataaatcttaCATTTTGATCTATTAAGTTTTAAATCTAAACACAATTAGACTTCAAATCCTGACGTATTATTCAGTTTTGAATCTTTAATCATATTATTCAGCTATTACTATAAATTATTTAGTAACTACAGTAAAATCAATAGGATAGCTATTTACAAGAAGAAGTCTAAGGGgctaaataaatagaaataaatggatgaattggTAAATAAATTGATGTATGGATCTGtcaataaaagcaataaaaaatataccTAACATGGAATCTAAGTTTAGATACGCTCATCAATATATACTATGTTACATTAACAGAGGAATCCGTACTGTAACTGGTTTAAATTCTAAAAGGTGCTAACACGTTCCTACATAACATTCc is part of the Ictalurus punctatus breed USDA103 chromosome 27, Coco_2.0, whole genome shotgun sequence genome and harbors:
- the polr2m gene encoding protein GRINL1A produces the protein MERQGFIGDLESKSKEQLCELLSRQEKLLNNKRFVQTLTDKGKKISEFVGRVRHALANKEEEEKKQARLASVRTEFQARYQQALSLRQHVVSTDVCTARTRLEENEDSMNTEPSHLGEAVGRVDGENSSESLCIENTDVRQSTSGDTAASGNADSATDMDLTVAFERVTLSEESRVPPRDSTRNPFLGSQQQQKKPHYIEVLERSDVYVTKPRFRPNQIPVKSDSPSPGESPGCVTPLSAEARRQRDRKHLDDITAAKLPPLHYSPAQLLSLEESVTLAKEQTKKHQELQAKLAAQKLTESLTVSMNSYNPEGGALAACREVHDDGAFSEED